In Streptomyces sp. NBC_00433, a single genomic region encodes these proteins:
- a CDS encoding ATP-binding protein — MMTGHRTSPYGFRVEAESEAVPEARRKIVALVRGWDVPLPDDTLGDLELLSTELITNAVRHTDSSCAVAVRWTGVRVRVEITDVSPARPHRRHSSPEAEGGRGLLLVESLATAWGSAPDPAGKVVWFELGPSDGTPPPWSTPGKWTITTDSGPATYGYLPAWAEDDPTEADVPLGQLPERLAAINHRNFFEGPMLPLTAPDVWEGVEEDAVFEGSIDCNPYDTDSALRVPVVNLQVCVGRWILGLDPRGLAEVAAKLHAHADLLDEKVRPALIAAREDWAAHQPSAQQRSPASGPGGRT, encoded by the coding sequence ATGATGACCGGCCATCGCACGAGCCCGTACGGATTCCGCGTCGAAGCCGAATCCGAGGCGGTGCCCGAAGCCCGGCGCAAGATCGTCGCGTTGGTGCGGGGCTGGGACGTGCCGCTGCCGGACGACACCTTGGGCGACCTGGAGTTGCTGTCCACCGAGCTGATCACGAATGCCGTCCGGCACACCGATTCCTCCTGCGCGGTGGCCGTGCGCTGGACCGGCGTGCGGGTCCGGGTCGAGATCACCGATGTGAGTCCTGCCCGCCCGCACCGACGCCACAGCTCGCCGGAGGCGGAGGGCGGACGCGGCCTGCTCCTGGTCGAGTCCCTGGCAACCGCTTGGGGAAGCGCCCCCGACCCGGCGGGGAAGGTCGTCTGGTTCGAACTCGGGCCGTCTGACGGGACGCCTCCTCCGTGGAGCACTCCGGGGAAGTGGACGATCACCACCGACAGCGGACCGGCGACGTACGGCTACCTCCCCGCCTGGGCCGAGGACGACCCGACCGAGGCCGACGTACCTCTGGGCCAGCTCCCGGAACGGCTGGCCGCCATCAACCACCGGAACTTCTTCGAAGGCCCAATGCTGCCCCTCACCGCCCCAGACGTATGGGAAGGGGTCGAGGAGGACGCGGTCTTCGAGGGCAGCATCGACTGCAATCCCTACGACACCGACTCCGCCCTCCGTGTGCCGGTCGTCAACCTCCAGGTCTGCGTGGGGCGCTGGATCCTCGGCCTGGACCCGCGCGGTCTCGCCGAGGTCGCCGCGAAGCTCCACGCCCACGCCGACCTGCTCGACGAGAAGGTGCGCCCCGCGCTCATCGCCGCCCGCGAGGACTGGGCCGCCCACCAGCCGTCTGCCCAGCAACGCTCGCCAGCCTCGGGCCCGGGAGGCCGCACATAA
- a CDS encoding MazG-like family protein → MNDEIWTKIHQLVQWLDEKDNATPAQARLLRLLKVQEEVGEVAQAAMGAVSANPRKGQSHTWEDVQNELCDVMLSSMVALATLTPDAAKVFKERVSVITDRSLA, encoded by the coding sequence GTGAACGACGAGATCTGGACGAAGATCCACCAGCTCGTGCAGTGGCTGGACGAGAAGGACAACGCGACGCCGGCACAGGCGCGGCTGTTGCGTCTGCTCAAAGTCCAGGAGGAGGTCGGCGAGGTGGCACAGGCGGCGATGGGCGCCGTCTCCGCCAACCCCCGCAAGGGGCAGAGCCACACGTGGGAGGACGTCCAGAACGAGCTGTGCGACGTAATGCTCAGCAGCATGGTCGCGCTGGCGACGCTCACCCCCGACGCGGCGAAGGTATTCAAGGAGCGGGTGAGCGTCATCACCGACCGGTCGCTGGCGTAA
- a CDS encoding dTMP kinase — MTSGRPGRFITVDGPGGVGKSTTVTALVQILVNRGEQAHATTEPSRSTLGQFIRKNADDYSGAALACLVVGDRHHHLAHEVVPRLESGITVVSDRYLASTLVVQALDGVPRQYLLDLNAGIRMPDLAVILNADPDSIAARIAVRGATHRFNRAPDFPARESALYAEVVVILRGMGVPVLVIDTSTTPSGVIAEQIAAYAPGRLGSVAPDLKSARTQGAPPS; from the coding sequence ATGACGAGCGGACGCCCAGGACGCTTCATCACCGTCGACGGCCCTGGCGGCGTCGGGAAGTCCACGACTGTCACTGCCCTGGTCCAGATACTGGTGAACCGCGGGGAGCAGGCCCACGCGACGACCGAACCTTCCCGTTCGACGCTGGGCCAGTTCATCCGCAAGAACGCGGACGACTACAGCGGGGCGGCGCTGGCCTGTCTGGTCGTCGGCGACCGGCATCACCACCTGGCCCACGAGGTGGTCCCGCGCCTGGAGTCCGGGATCACCGTGGTGAGCGACCGATACCTTGCGTCCACGCTCGTCGTTCAGGCACTCGACGGCGTCCCGCGGCAGTACCTGCTCGACCTCAACGCCGGCATACGCATGCCGGACCTCGCGGTGATCCTCAACGCGGACCCCGACAGCATCGCCGCCCGAATCGCGGTCCGCGGTGCCACACACCGCTTCAACCGGGCGCCGGACTTCCCTGCACGCGAGTCGGCACTGTACGCAGAGGTGGTGGTGATCCTGCGCGGCATGGGCGTGCCCGTCCTCGTTATCGACACAAGCACCACACCCTCCGGTGTGATTGCTGAGCAGATAGCGGCCTACGCGCCCGGGAGGCTCGGTAGCGTCGCCCCTGATCTGAAATCCGCACGCACGCAGGGAGCACCACCGTCGTGA
- a CDS encoding B12-binding domain-containing radical SAM protein yields the protein MPDRPLRHVPDLIAGAAPGRPLDLLLINAPLRDYSLRPRLTDYTLPVIGMGYIATYAAQAGYNVGLLDAEAHGLGIAETIRLANDAAPRWAGLNLLAPTYELSARIAAGLGDDVRLMVGGHHAKAAPETIIADPRMSRLAALVVGEGETRVAALLDDVGRRAELPGVMWRDRILGTTVEGTEHDPARIRHWLSPDIDGLSLDRAFLPQDPYLASDGRREANMVGARGCPYDCWFCGAAVSKNPDLTIRTRTPDNILAEMHQLADGHGVSAFRFVDDLFLGARRIIHPMMDAFAADRVGERWVWDATGRINVLDREDDAMLDTLAASGMREVALGIESGSDRVLAAMDKRITADMTLRVAERLMRRGVNVKGYFILGYPSERAEDLAATLTHIRRLWDLSDRLPGGFRASAFGFRPYPGSPVWDKLLADGYDPAAMTAYADVDLTDHGADEAMRQRDEFAFSVGIQFADTPLPQLRGALAQIAREQHARSTGSAVTA from the coding sequence ATGCCCGACCGCCCGTTACGCCACGTCCCTGACCTGATCGCCGGTGCTGCCCCGGGGCGGCCCCTCGACCTGCTCCTGATCAACGCCCCATTGCGGGACTACTCGCTACGGCCGCGCCTGACCGACTACACCCTGCCGGTCATCGGCATGGGGTACATCGCCACCTACGCTGCGCAGGCCGGCTACAACGTCGGCCTTCTCGACGCCGAGGCGCACGGCCTGGGGATCGCGGAGACGATCCGGCTGGCGAACGACGCCGCACCGCGCTGGGCCGGATTGAACCTCCTGGCGCCCACCTACGAGCTGTCGGCGAGGATCGCGGCGGGCCTGGGCGACGACGTACGGCTGATGGTCGGTGGCCACCACGCCAAGGCCGCGCCGGAGACCATTATCGCCGACCCCCGCATGAGCCGCCTTGCCGCGCTGGTCGTCGGCGAAGGTGAGACCCGCGTGGCGGCGCTCCTAGACGACGTCGGGCGGCGCGCGGAGCTGCCGGGCGTGATGTGGCGCGACCGGATCCTCGGCACGACCGTCGAGGGCACCGAGCACGACCCGGCCCGCATTCGGCATTGGCTGAGCCCGGACATCGACGGCCTGTCCCTGGACCGCGCGTTCCTGCCGCAGGACCCGTACCTGGCGAGCGACGGCCGACGCGAGGCGAACATGGTCGGGGCGCGCGGCTGCCCCTACGACTGCTGGTTCTGCGGCGCGGCAGTCAGCAAGAACCCGGACCTGACGATCCGCACCCGCACGCCGGACAACATCCTCGCCGAGATGCACCAACTCGCCGACGGCCACGGCGTGAGCGCCTTCCGGTTCGTCGACGACCTCTTCCTCGGTGCGCGCCGCATCATCCACCCGATGATGGACGCGTTCGCCGCGGACAGGGTCGGAGAGCGGTGGGTGTGGGATGCGACGGGCCGGATCAACGTCTTGGATCGCGAGGACGACGCGATGCTCGACACCCTTGCTGCCTCTGGAATGCGGGAGGTGGCGCTCGGGATCGAGTCCGGGAGTGACCGGGTGCTGGCCGCGATGGACAAGCGGATCACCGCCGACATGACGCTGCGGGTCGCCGAACGGCTGATGCGGCGCGGTGTGAACGTGAAGGGCTACTTCATCCTGGGCTACCCCTCGGAGCGGGCGGAGGACTTGGCCGCGACGCTGACGCACATCCGGCGCCTGTGGGATCTGTCCGACCGGCTGCCCGGTGGATTCCGCGCGTCTGCATTCGGGTTCCGGCCCTATCCGGGGTCGCCGGTGTGGGACAAGCTCCTGGCGGATGGCTACGACCCGGCCGCCATGACCGCCTACGCCGACGTCGACCTGACAGATCACGGCGCGGACGAAGCGATGAGACAACGCGACGAGTTTGCGTTCAGCGTGGGCATCCAGTTCGCCGACACCCCGCTGCCGCAACTGCGCGGAGCTCTGGCGCAGATCGCCCGCGAGCAGCACGCCCGTAGCACGGGTTCGGCGGTGACCGCATGA
- a CDS encoding class I SAM-dependent methyltransferase, with protein sequence MPAQHDITAETELWDAYAGSAFKEDAEPVFHWTQYAGHGPGPEVLGDPESVLEIGCGTGRALAHLAQRGVKATGVDLSPVMVARTTERWGTTGAQFHCAEVLDYLGSTAEAYDAVYSIFGAAWFTDPSKLFPLVRKRLNPGGVFVFSQPPAIPGAYGPQGMYKGGFAGKAMFTYRYSYRPPVWERLLTRAGFTTAQARVLDAPEPDHIGTLLVRAQA encoded by the coding sequence ATGCCTGCGCAACACGACATCACCGCCGAGACCGAGCTCTGGGATGCCTACGCCGGCAGCGCCTTCAAAGAGGACGCCGAACCGGTATTCCACTGGACGCAGTACGCCGGCCACGGCCCAGGCCCCGAAGTCCTTGGCGACCCGGAGAGTGTGCTGGAGATCGGCTGCGGCACCGGGCGCGCGCTCGCCCACTTGGCGCAGCGCGGCGTGAAAGCTACAGGCGTGGACCTGTCTCCCGTCATGGTCGCAAGGACGACCGAGCGGTGGGGGACGACCGGTGCGCAGTTCCACTGCGCCGAGGTACTGGACTACCTCGGCTCCACCGCCGAGGCCTACGACGCGGTGTATTCCATTTTCGGAGCCGCCTGGTTCACCGACCCGTCAAAGCTCTTTCCGCTCGTCCGGAAGCGCCTCAACCCCGGCGGCGTCTTCGTCTTCTCACAGCCCCCGGCCATCCCCGGTGCGTACGGTCCGCAGGGCATGTACAAGGGCGGCTTTGCCGGGAAGGCCATGTTCACCTACCGCTACAGCTACCGCCCGCCCGTATGGGAACGCCTGCTGACTCGGGCCGGTTTCACCACTGCCCAAGCCCGCGTCCTCGACGCCCCCGAGCCTGACCACATTGGCACGCTCCTGGTCCGCGCCCAGGCGTGA
- a CDS encoding helix-turn-helix domain-containing protein codes for MTGREREPQEIVAGLLADQRLLAACAERDMGTLFRLLNHRGISTRRIAAAVDITQGRLYDYMNGKSRVEKLAIFEQIADAFHIPGHLLGLANRPWEPAAQPPPPALGDPLPDGDDMAAMDAFRTADRQAGGGRLYNAVVRHLRDNIGPRLVDAEGTPHVFAIAAVLTEMAGWMAHDSGQDGVAGRHFTRALPLARASGDTPLAASIAASTSHLALQTGDPAAAVHWARTGLDLALAGPVVPTLIARLHTMSARALAAANQPDPALRALGRAEEALEGAADAERPWLSPFDAAALALESALVLRDLQRHDQARARAEHAIRLRESSRTRSLALSRITLVGLHLSCDELDAAVTVGHDVLAADPNLGSIRVLRQLDDLRALLAPHRSHPPVRALLTRFDETRRARMLLLADIVPPSSKGATL; via the coding sequence GTGACCGGAAGGGAGCGGGAGCCGCAGGAGATCGTCGCGGGACTCCTCGCCGATCAACGCCTGCTCGCGGCCTGCGCGGAGCGCGACATGGGCACGCTCTTCCGGCTGCTCAACCACCGCGGGATCAGCACTCGCCGCATCGCCGCGGCCGTCGACATCACCCAGGGACGGCTCTACGACTACATGAACGGCAAGAGCAGGGTCGAGAAGCTGGCCATCTTCGAGCAGATCGCTGACGCCTTCCACATCCCTGGCCACCTCCTCGGCCTGGCGAATCGCCCCTGGGAGCCGGCCGCGCAGCCACCGCCTCCCGCACTTGGCGATCCGCTGCCGGACGGCGACGACATGGCGGCGATGGACGCCTTCCGGACCGCAGACCGACAGGCCGGTGGCGGACGCCTCTACAACGCCGTCGTCCGGCACCTGCGTGACAACATCGGACCGCGGCTTGTCGACGCTGAAGGCACCCCGCACGTCTTCGCCATCGCCGCAGTACTCACCGAGATGGCGGGTTGGATGGCCCACGACTCAGGGCAGGACGGCGTGGCCGGACGCCACTTCACCCGCGCGCTTCCACTGGCTCGCGCCTCGGGTGACACCCCGCTCGCGGCCAGCATCGCGGCGAGCACTAGCCACCTTGCCCTGCAGACCGGCGACCCCGCTGCAGCCGTGCATTGGGCGCGGACAGGCCTCGACTTGGCGTTGGCCGGCCCCGTCGTCCCCACGCTGATTGCCCGCCTGCACACCATGTCCGCCCGAGCCCTGGCCGCAGCCAACCAACCCGATCCAGCTCTACGAGCCCTCGGCCGCGCCGAAGAAGCTCTCGAAGGGGCGGCCGATGCGGAACGCCCCTGGCTGAGTCCGTTCGACGCAGCGGCACTGGCCCTCGAATCCGCCCTCGTCCTGCGCGACCTCCAACGCCACGACCAGGCCCGCGCACGGGCCGAACACGCCATCCGCCTACGTGAGTCGAGCCGCACCCGATCTCTGGCCTTGAGCCGGATCACCCTGGTCGGCCTTCACCTGAGCTGTGATGAGCTGGACGCTGCCGTCACCGTCGGCCACGACGTCCTCGCAGCCGACCCCAACCTCGGCTCAATCCGCGTCCTCCGCCAACTCGACGACCTTCGCGCACTGCTCGCACCCCACCGCAGTCACCCACCAGTCCGCGCACTGCTGACGCGATTCGACGAGACGAGACGGGCGAGAATGCTCTTACTCGCCGACATCGTTCCCCCGTCCAGCAAAGGCGCCACCCTATGA
- a CDS encoding ATP-binding protein yields the protein MTPSGTPVLLHGFRVEAEEGAVPEARHTITSLVRGWNVALSEEQFAEVELLSTEVITNAIHHTQAPCSVAVRWTGVRVRVEVTDVSPVRPQPCRSSPDAEDGRGLLLVDALAADWGSFYDPAGKVVWFEVASSIRPARREQPPPWSTPGTWAIATTDGAVTSGHLPAWAEDDPTETGVPVEELPQRLAEVNHRNFFEGPMLPLTAPDLWDGVEEDSVFEGSIDCNPYDPDPRLRIPVVNLQVSVGRWILGLDPQGLAHIATKLRAHADLLDNTVRPALIAARDDWAAAHHMG from the coding sequence ATGACCCCATCAGGGACGCCGGTCCTCCTCCACGGATTTCGCGTCGAGGCCGAGGAGGGCGCCGTGCCGGAGGCCCGGCACACGATCACCTCCCTGGTCCGCGGCTGGAACGTCGCCCTCTCGGAGGAGCAGTTCGCCGAGGTGGAACTGCTCTCCACCGAGGTCATCACCAACGCCATCCACCACACCCAGGCGCCCTGCTCGGTGGCGGTGCGGTGGACCGGAGTGCGCGTGCGGGTCGAGGTCACCGACGTCAGCCCCGTCCGTCCGCAGCCGTGCCGCAGTTCGCCGGATGCGGAGGACGGGCGGGGACTGCTGCTGGTGGACGCGCTCGCTGCGGACTGGGGCAGCTTCTACGATCCGGCCGGGAAGGTGGTCTGGTTCGAGGTCGCCTCCAGCATCCGGCCCGCACGGCGGGAGCAGCCGCCGCCGTGGAGTACGCCGGGGACGTGGGCGATCGCCACCACCGACGGTGCCGTCACCTCCGGACATCTCCCGGCCTGGGCTGAGGACGATCCCACAGAGACTGGCGTACCGGTCGAGGAGTTGCCGCAGAGACTGGCAGAGGTCAACCACCGGAACTTCTTCGAAGGACCGATGCTGCCCCTCACTGCTCCAGACCTGTGGGACGGCGTCGAAGAGGACTCGGTCTTCGAGGGCAGCATCGACTGCAACCCCTACGACCCCGACCCCCGCCTGCGCATTCCCGTGGTCAACCTCCAGGTCAGCGTCGGACGCTGGATCCTCGGCCTGGACCCGCAAGGCCTCGCCCACATCGCCACTAAGCTCCGCGCACACGCCGACCTACTCGACAACACAGTCCGCCCCGCCCTCATCGCCGCCCGCGACGACTGGGCCGCAGCACACCACATGGGCTGA
- a CDS encoding DEAD/DEAH box helicase, translated as MSIDSADRSAMPENAADAATEEFVVETVVETAPESPAEPTVTFGDLGLAEAIVRKLNQNGVVTPFPIQAATIPDALAGRDILGRGRTGSGKTLSFGLPLLTQLSGGHTDKRRPRGIILTPTRELAMQVADALQPYGDVLGLKMKVVCGGTSMQNQIYALERGVDVLVATPGRLRDLINRGAAILDQVQIAVLDEADQMSDMGFLPEVTEILDLVPAGGQRLLFSATLENEIDSLVKRYLVSPVTHEVDAAQGAVTTMTHHVLVVKPKDKAPVTAAIAARKGRTIIFVRTQMGADRVAEQLIESGVRADALHGGMTQGARTRTLEDFKAGQVNVLVATDVAARGIHVDGIDLVLNVDPAGDHKDYLHRSGRTARAGKSGTVVSLALPHQRKQIFRLMEDAGVDASRHIIGGAGVFDEDVAKITGARSLTDVQADAVQNAAAQAEREVADLTRQLERVQRRATELREEADRLTARSARERGEDPDEAIAAKAAEAAAAAAAVVTVPEPREERQPQQSSYQRRDDRGNFDRRPSYGNRDRDDRRTSSSSYGNRDRDDRRPSYGDRGESRPSSYGNRGDSRPSSYGNRTDSRPSYGNRDDRRPSSSSYGNRGDSRPSYGDRTDSRPSYGDRTDSRPSYGNRGDSRPSSYGNRTDSRPAYGNRTDSRPAYGNRDDRRPSSSSYGNRTDSRPASSSYGNRDDRDSRPSYTRDSNGPSSSYNDRKPRWKRNG; from the coding sequence ATGTCAATTGACAGTGCCGACCGTTCCGCCATGCCCGAGAACGCCGCCGACGCCGCCACAGAAGAGTTCGTCGTCGAGACCGTCGTCGAGACGGCCCCCGAGAGCCCCGCCGAGCCCACCGTCACCTTCGGCGACCTCGGCCTCGCCGAGGCCATCGTCCGCAAGCTGAACCAGAACGGCGTGGTCACCCCCTTCCCGATCCAGGCCGCCACCATCCCGGACGCCCTTGCCGGGCGGGACATCCTGGGCCGCGGCCGTACCGGCTCCGGCAAGACCCTGTCGTTCGGCCTGCCGCTGCTGACCCAGCTGTCCGGCGGCCACACCGACAAGCGCCGCCCGCGCGGCATCATCCTCACCCCGACCCGCGAGCTGGCCATGCAGGTCGCCGACGCGCTCCAGCCGTACGGCGACGTCCTCGGCCTGAAGATGAAGGTCGTCTGCGGCGGCACGTCCATGCAGAACCAGATCTACGCCCTGGAGCGCGGTGTCGACGTCCTCGTCGCCACCCCCGGGCGGCTGCGCGACCTGATCAACCGGGGCGCGGCCATCCTGGACCAGGTGCAGATCGCGGTCCTGGACGAGGCCGACCAGATGTCGGACATGGGCTTCCTGCCCGAGGTCACCGAGATCCTCGACCTGGTGCCGGCCGGCGGCCAGCGCCTGCTGTTCTCCGCCACGCTGGAGAACGAGATCGACAGCCTCGTGAAGCGCTACCTGGTCAGCCCGGTCACGCACGAGGTCGACGCCGCCCAGGGCGCGGTCACCACCATGACCCACCACGTGCTCGTGGTGAAGCCCAAGGACAAGGCGCCGGTCACCGCCGCCATCGCCGCCCGCAAGGGCCGCACGATCATCTTCGTCCGCACCCAGATGGGCGCCGACCGGGTCGCCGAGCAGCTGATCGAGTCCGGCGTGCGCGCCGACGCGCTGCACGGCGGCATGACGCAGGGCGCCCGCACGCGCACCCTGGAGGACTTCAAGGCCGGCCAGGTCAACGTCCTGGTCGCCACCGACGTCGCCGCCCGCGGCATCCACGTCGACGGCATCGACCTGGTCCTCAACGTCGACCCGGCGGGCGACCACAAGGACTACCTGCACCGCTCCGGCCGTACGGCCCGCGCCGGCAAGTCCGGCACGGTCGTCTCGCTGGCCCTGCCGCACCAGCGCAAGCAGATCTTCCGGCTGATGGAGGACGCGGGCGTCGACGCCTCGCGCCACATCATCGGCGGTGCCGGCGTCTTCGACGAGGACGTCGCCAAGATCACCGGCGCCCGCTCCCTCACCGACGTCCAGGCCGACGCGGTGCAGAACGCCGCCGCCCAGGCCGAGCGCGAGGTCGCCGACCTCACCCGCCAGCTGGAGCGCGTCCAGCGCCGCGCCACCGAGCTGCGCGAGGAGGCCGACCGCCTCACCGCCCGCTCGGCCCGCGAGCGCGGCGAGGACCCGGACGAGGCGATCGCGGCCAAGGCCGCGGAAGCGGCGGCGGCCGCCGCCGCGGTGGTGACCGTGCCGGAGCCGCGCGAGGAGCGCCAGCCCCAGCAGTCCTCCTACCAGCGGCGCGACGACCGCGGCAATTTCGACCGCCGCCCGTCCTACGGCAACCGCGACCGTGACGACCGCCGTACGTCGTCCTCCTCGTACGGCAACCGCGACCGCGACGACCGCCGCCCCTCGTACGGCGACCGCGGCGAGTCCCGCCCGTCCTCGTACGGCAACCGCGGTGACTCCCGCCCGTCCTCGTACGGCAACCGGACCGACTCGCGCCCGTCCTACGGCAACCGCGACGACCGCCGCCCGTCGTCCTCCTCGTACGGCAACCGCGGTGACTCGCGCCCGTCGTACGGTGACCGGACCGACTCCCGCCCGTCGTACGGTGACCGGACGGACTCGCGTCCGTCGTACGGCAACCGCGGTGACTCGCGCCCGTCCTCGTACGGCAACCGGACCGACTCCCGCCCGGCGTACGGCAACCGGACGGACTCCCGCCCGGCGTACGGCAACCGCGACGACCGCCGCCCGTCCTCGTCCTCGTACGGCAACCGTACGGACTCGCGTCCGGCGTCCTCCTCGTACGGCAACCGTGACGACCGCGACAGCCGCCCGTCCTACACCCGCGACAGCAACGGCCCGTCGTCGTCGTACAACGACCGCAAGCCGCGCTGGAAGCGCAACGGCTGA
- a CDS encoding type II toxin-antitoxin system HicB family antitoxin, giving the protein MSTYRVTARRSGDWWALEVPDLPGVHSQTKRLDRAASEAREAISLMLDVEADSIEVEVETQLPPEAREVLQAVARAHKAAEAAALQEREAMVRAASVLTQNLSQRDAGEVMGVSFQRISQLLKSNVSRPSVSRGKQKDRKEDQTRDRRAAKRHVG; this is encoded by the coding sequence ATGAGTACATACCGTGTCACGGCACGCCGCAGCGGCGATTGGTGGGCTCTCGAAGTTCCCGACCTGCCCGGAGTTCACAGCCAGACGAAACGACTGGACCGCGCTGCCAGCGAGGCACGGGAAGCCATTAGCTTGATGCTTGATGTCGAAGCTGACAGCATCGAGGTCGAAGTGGAGACCCAGCTCCCTCCGGAAGCGAGGGAAGTACTGCAGGCCGTCGCCAGAGCACACAAGGCCGCGGAAGCAGCCGCGTTGCAGGAGCGCGAAGCCATGGTGCGCGCAGCGTCTGTCCTTACACAAAATCTCAGCCAGCGGGATGCCGGCGAGGTGATGGGCGTGTCCTTCCAGCGGATTTCGCAACTGCTGAAGTCGAACGTGTCTCGACCTTCCGTGTCGCGCGGGAAGCAGAAGGATCGCAAGGAGGATCAGACGCGTGACAGGCGCGCAGCCAAGCGTCACGTCGGCTAG
- a CDS encoding NUDIX hydrolase has product MRPTPADPEAWNAYLAEGNATQARKRVSADVLLRDEQGRVLLVKPTYKPGWDLPGGMAEANEAPDDAARRELKEELGLDVTLHGLLVVDWVPPHGPWDDQLAFIFDGGILSREEVGSLRPHDDELAETRLVLPEQAAAMLRQRLGDRFRAALACCTHSVPRFLRGDEVVE; this is encoded by the coding sequence ATGAGGCCCACCCCCGCCGACCCCGAAGCCTGGAACGCCTACCTAGCCGAGGGCAACGCCACCCAGGCCCGCAAACGCGTCTCCGCCGATGTCCTCCTCCGCGACGAGCAGGGCCGCGTTCTCCTGGTGAAGCCCACCTACAAGCCGGGCTGGGACCTCCCCGGCGGCATGGCCGAAGCGAACGAGGCCCCCGATGACGCGGCCCGCCGCGAACTCAAGGAGGAGTTGGGCCTCGACGTCACCTTGCACGGTCTGTTGGTCGTCGACTGGGTTCCCCCGCACGGCCCCTGGGATGACCAGCTCGCTTTCATCTTCGACGGGGGGATACTCAGCCGCGAGGAAGTAGGCTCCTTGCGTCCACATGACGACGAACTCGCTGAGACGCGGCTGGTTCTGCCAGAGCAGGCGGCGGCCATGCTTCGCCAACGTTTGGGAGATCGCTTCCGAGCGGCTCTAGCATGCTGCACTCATTCTGTGCCGAGATTTCTGCGTGGAGATGAAGTTGTCGAATAG
- a CDS encoding helix-turn-helix domain-containing protein, translated as MTGYRPATALPRAIVERADMQAAITAHDFGTVFRLARELAGISYSKIAAECGIKPERVGSLARGRGSVTSFEKVTCIADALRIPGHMLGLTPRPWEKSEPLPARDRTSEEDESSVERRRFLRAGTGAGLAATLPELTRPATSRRVGAELPDRLRRRTARLRRLDQVLGGGDTYRVYLGEYQATKALLRDSTYSEQTRHDLLSVLAEQAQQAGWAAFDGGRAADARGLYEESHSAATEAGDTDLAGNALAFLAYQAVSGNQKAGVEIATQSCATIGPDAPAGVRALLHERLAWACAVAGLATECERALTAAETALASAGDAPQPDWVSWVDTTELQVMTGRCWTELRRPLRAVPILETALAAYDDINARDKALYLSWLGDSYLTAGEVEQAATTADRALDLAEGVASVRPRARLTPLITRLDTHRGLPTVDAVLEKAAAV; from the coding sequence ATGACCGGATACCGACCAGCGACCGCGTTGCCGCGCGCCATCGTCGAACGCGCGGACATGCAGGCCGCGATCACCGCCCACGACTTCGGAACGGTGTTCCGACTCGCGCGCGAGCTGGCGGGCATCAGCTACTCGAAGATCGCCGCCGAGTGCGGCATCAAGCCCGAACGGGTCGGCTCACTCGCCCGTGGCAGGGGAAGCGTGACCAGCTTCGAGAAGGTCACCTGTATCGCGGACGCCCTGCGTATCCCCGGCCACATGCTCGGACTCACTCCCCGCCCCTGGGAAAAGAGCGAGCCCCTTCCTGCACGTGACCGTACGAGCGAGGAGGACGAGAGTTCCGTGGAGCGCAGGCGATTTCTCCGGGCAGGAACCGGGGCCGGGCTGGCGGCAACCCTGCCCGAGCTGACCCGGCCCGCAACCAGCCGCCGCGTCGGCGCGGAACTGCCCGACCGGCTTCGTCGGCGTACTGCACGCCTGCGCCGCCTGGACCAGGTGCTCGGTGGAGGTGACACGTACCGGGTCTACCTGGGCGAGTACCAGGCGACCAAGGCCCTGCTGCGGGACTCGACGTACTCCGAGCAGACCCGGCACGACCTGCTGTCCGTACTGGCGGAGCAGGCACAACAGGCTGGTTGGGCCGCGTTCGACGGCGGCCGGGCTGCCGACGCACGCGGGCTCTACGAGGAGAGCCACAGCGCCGCCACCGAAGCCGGCGACACCGACCTCGCAGGAAACGCACTGGCCTTCCTCGCCTACCAAGCCGTCAGCGGCAACCAGAAAGCCGGGGTGGAGATCGCCACCCAGTCCTGCGCGACGATCGGCCCCGACGCACCCGCCGGAGTACGCGCCCTGCTGCACGAACGCCTCGCGTGGGCCTGCGCCGTGGCGGGCCTGGCCACCGAATGCGAACGTGCCCTCACCGCCGCTGAAACGGCCCTCGCCTCAGCGGGGGACGCGCCCCAGCCCGACTGGGTCTCCTGGGTCGACACCACCGAACTCCAGGTCATGACCGGCCGCTGCTGGACCGAACTACGCCGCCCGCTGCGAGCCGTCCCCATCCTGGAGACTGCCCTGGCCGCCTACGACGACATCAACGCCCGCGACAAAGCCCTCTACCTGTCATGGCTCGGCGACTCCTACCTGACCGCAGGCGAAGTCGAACAGGCCGCCACCACAGCAGACCGGGCACTCGACCTCGCCGAAGGCGTCGCCTCCGTCCGCCCCCGCGCCCGCCTGACCCCACTCATCACACGCCTCGACACCCACCGCGGGCTCCCTACGGTGGACGCGGTCCTGGAGAAGGCCGCAGCGGTCTGA